Proteins encoded together in one Nitrospirota bacterium window:
- a CDS encoding flagellar basal body rod C-terminal domain-containing protein, whose amino-acid sequence MLSAIHSALSGLAAFEKEIEVTAHNVANVNTNGFKKSRTEFVAVATGGVLPVVQKDDSAGPTVLNNTGYSPALVELSNVDLGEETVNQILAQRGFEANLRTLHTADNMLGTILDMKK is encoded by the coding sequence ATGTTATCCGCCATTCACTCTGCCCTCTCCGGACTCGCGGCCTTTGAGAAAGAGATTGAGGTCACGGCGCATAACGTGGCCAACGTCAATACGAATGGGTTTAAGAAATCACGAACAGAATTTGTGGCAGTGGCAACCGGTGGGGTCCTTCCAGTCGTGCAAAAGGACGACTCGGCCGGTCCTACGGTCTTAAACAACACCGGGTATAGTCCGGCCCTAGTCGAGTTGTCGAATGTCGATCTCGGAGAAGAAACCGTCAATCAGATCCTTGCACAGCGTGGATTTGAAGCGAATCTTCGCACCCTCCATACAGCGGACAATATGCTGGGAACCATTTTGGATATGAAGAAGTAA